A stretch of the Azospirillum brasilense genome encodes the following:
- a CDS encoding LysR family transcriptional regulator produces the protein MARPQLPLNALRAFEASARHLSFTRAGLELCVSQAAVSQQIRTLEARLGVTLFRRLPRGLALTDEGAALVPVLMDAFERIGATLDRFADGRYHEVLTVGVVGTFATGWLLPRLPAFTAANPAVDLRILTNNNRVDLAGEGLDFAIRFGDGSWHGVEAVPLLDAPLTPLCAPALAQRLSAPAELAREVLLRSYRVEEWQRWFALAGVPCPAIRGPVFDSSPTIAAAAAMGAGVALLPARLFGHDLATDRLVRPFAIEVPAGRYWLTRLHSRPETAAMQSFRHWIAAAVRMDD, from the coding sequence CGAGGCGTCGGCCCGCCATCTCAGCTTCACCCGCGCCGGGCTGGAACTGTGCGTCAGCCAGGCGGCGGTCAGCCAGCAGATCCGCACGCTGGAGGCGCGGCTGGGCGTCACCCTGTTCCGCCGCCTGCCGCGCGGCCTCGCCCTGACCGACGAGGGGGCGGCGCTGGTGCCGGTGCTGATGGACGCCTTCGAGCGGATCGGCGCGACGCTCGACCGCTTCGCCGACGGGCGCTACCACGAGGTGCTGACGGTCGGGGTGGTGGGAACCTTCGCCACGGGCTGGCTGCTGCCGCGCCTGCCGGCCTTCACCGCCGCGAACCCGGCCGTGGATCTGCGCATCCTGACCAACAACAACCGGGTCGATCTGGCCGGCGAGGGGCTGGACTTCGCCATCCGCTTCGGCGACGGCTCCTGGCACGGGGTGGAGGCGGTGCCACTGCTCGACGCCCCGCTGACCCCGCTCTGCGCCCCGGCGCTGGCGCAACGGCTGTCCGCCCCGGCCGAGCTCGCGCGGGAGGTGCTGCTGCGCTCCTACCGGGTCGAGGAATGGCAGCGCTGGTTCGCTTTGGCCGGGGTGCCCTGCCCGGCCATCCGCGGCCCGGTCTTCGACTCCTCCCCCACCATCGCCGCCGCCGCCGCGATGGGCGCCGGGGTGGCTCTGCTGCCGGCGCGGCTGTTCGGGCACGACCTCGCCACCGACCGGCTGGTCCGCCCCTTCGCCATCGAGGTGCCGGCGGGCCGCTACTGGCTGACCCGCCTGCACTCCCGTCCCGAGACGGCGGCGATGCAGAGCTTCCGCCACTGGATCGCCGCCGCCGTCCGCATGGACGATTAG
- a CDS encoding methyl-accepting chemotaxis protein has translation MTTSLRAFANLRTATKVYTGFGVTLALLVTLGAVSWSGLRSNDTALRSYAAQSDITVTLGEADTALSDALGAAAEFLVSGTDSAATRFRATTGDFRRQLDKAAPGIGDSADRQAVDEIRGLERDFLTGFDRLVALRTERDGIVAEVVNKLGADIRRTLSDLVTAERQTGNLDRTVQAAGVSEQFLLVRVLVARFVTETKPEDLARIRQDLAAVAADVESEAKGWTDSPGAAKRTEVLAKLPRYTAGIERIAAIAEEMARVNADTLTRAGAQINKRIGAIRQHSTEVLKGLEVSAAAAVAAAERQGAAVTAAAVALGLLLAWMISRAITRPLGTITGAMGRLAEGDRTVQVDEGWRKDEIGALARALQVFKSNAEEMERMRKAQEEAERQAAAQRRATMIHMADTFEATVQGIVEAVASAAGGMHNAASTLSGTAADASERSLLVASASEEASANVQTVASATEELSASIAEIGQQVEISTRIAGQAVTDAEGADRTMRALVTAAEQIGQVVEIISGIAAQTNLLALNATIEAARAGEAGKGFAVVAGEVKALANQTAKATDEIQSKVQEIQQTTGGAQKAIGSIGQTIGRMSEIATTIAAAIEEQAAATREIASSVSQAAQGTEEVSRNIAGVSTAVSETGSAASHVHGTSEELAAEAERLRNEVRSFIATVRAA, from the coding sequence ATGACCACCTCCCTTCGTGCTTTCGCCAACTTGCGCACCGCAACCAAGGTCTACACCGGCTTCGGGGTCACGCTGGCCCTGCTGGTCACGTTGGGGGCGGTTTCCTGGAGCGGCCTTCGGTCCAACGACACAGCGCTGCGCAGCTACGCGGCGCAGTCCGACATCACGGTGACGTTGGGAGAGGCCGATACCGCGCTGTCCGACGCGCTGGGCGCGGCGGCGGAGTTTCTCGTTTCCGGGACGGACAGTGCTGCCACCCGCTTCCGCGCGACAACTGGGGACTTCCGCCGGCAATTGGACAAGGCGGCCCCCGGCATCGGCGATTCGGCCGATCGTCAGGCGGTGGACGAGATTCGTGGGCTGGAGCGGGATTTTCTGACCGGCTTCGACCGTCTGGTCGCCCTGCGCACCGAACGGGACGGCATCGTCGCGGAGGTCGTGAACAAGCTGGGGGCCGACATCCGCCGGACGTTGAGCGATCTGGTGACCGCCGAACGGCAGACCGGCAATCTGGACCGCACCGTTCAGGCCGCGGGCGTCAGCGAGCAGTTTCTGCTGGTGCGTGTTCTGGTCGCCCGCTTCGTGACCGAGACGAAGCCCGAGGATCTGGCCCGCATCCGCCAGGATCTGGCGGCGGTGGCCGCCGATGTCGAGAGCGAAGCCAAGGGCTGGACCGACTCCCCGGGTGCCGCGAAGCGCACGGAGGTGCTCGCCAAGCTGCCGCGCTACACCGCGGGCATCGAGCGCATCGCCGCCATCGCCGAGGAGATGGCCCGCGTCAACGCCGACACGCTGACCCGCGCCGGCGCCCAGATCAACAAGAGGATCGGGGCGATCCGCCAGCACTCCACCGAGGTCCTGAAGGGGCTGGAGGTCAGCGCCGCCGCCGCGGTGGCCGCCGCCGAGCGGCAGGGCGCCGCGGTGACCGCCGCCGCGGTGGCGCTGGGCCTGCTGCTGGCCTGGATGATCTCGCGGGCGATCACCCGCCCGCTCGGCACGATCACCGGGGCGATGGGCCGGCTGGCCGAGGGCGACCGCACGGTGCAGGTGGACGAGGGATGGCGCAAGGACGAGATCGGGGCGCTGGCCCGTGCGCTCCAGGTCTTCAAGTCGAACGCCGAGGAGATGGAGCGCATGCGCAAGGCGCAGGAGGAGGCCGAGCGCCAGGCCGCCGCGCAGCGCCGCGCCACCATGATCCACATGGCCGACACCTTCGAAGCGACCGTCCAGGGTATCGTCGAGGCGGTGGCGAGCGCCGCGGGCGGCATGCACAACGCCGCCAGCACGCTGTCCGGCACCGCCGCGGACGCCAGCGAGCGCTCGCTCCTCGTCGCCTCCGCCTCCGAGGAGGCGTCGGCCAACGTGCAGACCGTCGCCAGCGCGACGGAGGAGCTGTCGGCCTCCATCGCCGAGATCGGCCAGCAGGTGGAGATCTCCACCCGCATCGCCGGGCAGGCGGTGACCGACGCGGAAGGCGCCGACCGCACCATGCGCGCCCTGGTCACCGCCGCCGAGCAGATCGGGCAGGTGGTGGAGATCATCAGCGGCATCGCCGCCCAGACCAACCTGCTGGCGCTGAACGCCACCATCGAGGCGGCCCGCGCCGGCGAGGCGGGCAAGGGCTTCGCCGTGGTGGCGGGCGAGGTGAAGGCGCTGGCCAACCAGACCGCCAAGGCGACCGACGAGATCCAATCGAAGGTGCAGGAGATCCAGCAGACCACCGGCGGCGCGCAGAAGGCCATCGGCAGCATCGGCCAGACCATCGGCCGGATGAGCGAGATTGCCACGACCATCGCCGCCGCCATCGAGGAGCAGGCCGCGGCGACCCGCGAGATCGCCAGCAGCGTCTCCCAGGCCGCCCAGGGGACGGAGGAGGTGTCGCGCAACATCGCCGGCGTCAGCACGGCCGTGTCCGAGACCGGCAGTGCCGCCAGCCATGTCCACGGCACGTCGGAGGAGCTGGCCGCCGAGGCGGAGCGGCTGCGCAATGAGGTGCGCAGCTTCATCGCCACCGTCCGGGCCGCCTGA
- a CDS encoding aldo/keto reductase, with the protein MPDSKHFAPPGPIGFGGAPLGNMFEEVPDDVAEATLAAAWDAGIRYFDTAPEYGPGISEHRFGHVLRNRPRDEFVLSTKVGRLLRADASKGGQHGPFVKGLPFRVDYDYTADGVRRSIEDSLQRLGMARIDIAYIHDCAEDAHGDRWLEVFDTAMKGAAVALTKLREEGVIRGWGLGVNRVEPCVMALERADPDVFLLAGRYSLLNQPALDTLFPRCQERGVHVVVGGPYNSGLIAGGKNFEYQEAPPDKVAARDRLAEIAKRHGVDLRAAALQFCAAHPVVASVIPGTKNPPRVQENVALMKQPIPADFWRELKQAGVLPEQAPTPA; encoded by the coding sequence ATGCCGGACAGCAAGCATTTCGCTCCGCCCGGACCCATCGGGTTTGGTGGCGCTCCGCTCGGCAACATGTTCGAGGAGGTGCCGGACGACGTGGCGGAGGCCACCCTGGCCGCCGCCTGGGACGCCGGCATCCGCTATTTCGACACGGCGCCGGAATATGGCCCCGGCATATCGGAGCACCGGTTCGGCCATGTCCTGCGCAACCGCCCGCGCGACGAGTTCGTCCTGTCCACCAAGGTCGGGCGTCTGCTGCGCGCCGATGCCAGCAAGGGCGGGCAGCACGGCCCCTTTGTGAAGGGGCTGCCCTTCCGGGTGGACTACGACTACACCGCCGACGGGGTGCGCCGCTCCATCGAGGACAGCCTGCAACGGCTGGGCATGGCGCGCATCGACATCGCCTACATCCACGATTGCGCCGAGGACGCCCACGGCGACCGCTGGCTGGAGGTGTTCGACACCGCCATGAAGGGCGCCGCCGTGGCGCTGACCAAGCTCCGCGAGGAGGGCGTGATCCGCGGCTGGGGCCTGGGCGTCAACCGGGTGGAGCCCTGCGTGATGGCGTTGGAGCGCGCCGACCCCGACGTCTTCCTGCTGGCCGGGCGCTACAGCCTGCTGAACCAGCCGGCGCTGGACACGCTGTTCCCGCGTTGCCAGGAGCGCGGCGTCCATGTGGTGGTCGGCGGCCCCTACAACTCCGGCCTGATCGCCGGGGGCAAGAATTTCGAGTACCAAGAGGCTCCGCCGGACAAGGTGGCGGCGCGCGACCGTCTGGCCGAGATCGCCAAGCGGCACGGCGTGGACCTGCGGGCGGCGGCCCTGCAATTCTGCGCGGCGCACCCGGTCGTCGCCTCGGTCATTCCGGGCACCAAGAACCCGCCGCGCGTGCAGGAGAACGTCGCGCTGATGAAGCAGCCGATCCCGGCGGACTTCTGGCGGGAGCTGAAACAGGCGGGCGTCCTGCCGGAGCAGGCCCCGACTCCCGCCTGA